The Archocentrus centrarchus isolate MPI-CPG fArcCen1 chromosome 3, fArcCen1, whole genome shotgun sequence sequence ACATTATATGTTACCAGACACCATAAATAAATAGAAGCTATTGAGAAttggttagcagtgttgtgTACATTTAGATAAACATTTCACCATTTTATTtacttcacaaaaaaaacatttacagcatccttgcagaggaaaaaaaaattaacacatgAAACATTTACATAAGGTGGGTGGTCTCAAGTAAAGACTTTACAGTGTTAGTACACAGACTTTTATGTAAAGGACACATTTTACAGAACACTGCCACTTAAATGCAGAGGATATCTCCAAAATCCCCAACACGGGAAATCACAAGTAGCTGAGTTTGCTAGTGCAACACATTTCAAGTGTTTCAATATTTGTCATGAACACAATCGTACATCGTTAGATTGTTATCTGCATCCGTCACTAAAAATCCAACTACACGCAGCAGGAAGAGACAATTACACTTCTTCCTTTTGGTTTTACTACCCACTGCTGCTTTGAGACTACAGTAGTTTTATTTAGTCAACCTATGAActtttaacaataaaatgtaCCCCCATGTGACAAATGTCCTTACAGTTGTGACCTGCACTGCTGAATAAATTGTAGGGGAAGAAATAAagtacatgcaaaaaaaaactgttcaggTTAGCCATTGAAATGACAATCTGTAATCAATAAAAACACCTTAGCAATTCCCTTCTGCACATCCATACTTTCAGGATATAAATATCACCTTTAAATTTGTCCTTTGTGTGTGGTGATGCCATAAAATACTCCGTAGCCATGGCTACCATTTGACCCCCTACCTGAAGCATTTAACTTGCAACAAGGGAGAAGCAATACACAACTCCAACATGAAAGCACTGCTCCACAGGAAACCAAAGGTACCTATCAGCAAGACAGAGTCTAACCACAAGTTAAGTCAAACCAACTGGACAGAGGTAATTACAGGCTCCTCATACCCCTGCGCAGCACCATCTGCACGATCTCAACAGGAGACGGACGCAGAATGATTAGGATTGATCTGATGGTTGTGTGGGTAGAATCATCGTTGGTGTGATGAGGAAAACACTTCCTGCCTGTTAGCAGATGGGATGAAGACGTGTTGCACAGCAAGCTTAGCCAGGCAAACGTGCTAAGAACACAGTATCTCAGATCTTCAGTCTTTTGAGAGTGAAGCAGTGTGAAGAGCAAGAGGGCACAAACCAGCCATGTCTCCAGGGCTTTGCTTCAGATATAGAGAGAACCATCAGCGGGTCCTACATAACCAACCCCTATTAGAAGGACATCTATCAAAGTCCAAATGCCCAAACCTCCGAAGCTGAACAGTTTTCCCAGACCTTCTCTCCACTGCCCAAGGTAAaaccgatctgccccaaaaccACCAAGTGTGATGCTACAgaagaaacagaataaaaaacagataaaatcaGAAATGTTACATCACACATTCTGagtcaaaaacatttctttttgtttccatcATTTAAGCTGGTTATAACTGTTCTTACACTGCTGTCAGTTTTACCTGAGTGCTAATGCTGTTGACCACTTGTATCCACCAGTCCAGTTACAAAATAAACGTTTTGGAAAACGTCTTTTACCTAAAaaggaagtaaaattaaaacaggTTGACTGAAACCacagttacattaaaaaaatgacatgtggaaaactaaaagaaacaaaaggccAAAACTCACAACATCATGTTGTGTGTAATATTGtgctttttggttttcattttaaatcccCACACTGGGTCATAACATCCCCGAGATGAAGAGGGACATGAAGTAAAACCTTAAAACTTTTCAACACAGCATGTTTCACAAATGCTGCTTAACAAAAGAGTTCTTTCACGCCGCTAAGATGAACATCCTGGCCGAATAGCTGATCTCAATGCCAGCTCGCATCAGCTGATACCCTTGTTTGCGTCCTGTTGGTGAATCTCAGAAACCTGCTAGAAACAAATCAGGCTATACAGTGGATCCTTTATCATACCTAAGCAATGCACGTGGTCTAACACATCACAGGTGGCGTTGTAGCGCTTGCGTGGGCAAGAGACTGTCATACAGTTGGTGGAGTTTGTGCAGCGGTACTGGGATGGGTCCAGCTGCCAACAGAACTGACAGGTGATGTTGAGAGAAAAATTGGTTTGCTGCTGTCCAGACTCTCCCTGCaaatacaaagaagaaaaacaaacttcactACAAAGTAATTCCCAAATTAAAGCTTCACTAACCCTCTTAACAATTAGCTAAAGATGGTACAGAATTAGTATACCTCAAAGTACCTTTAAGCAACACAGATCTTTGATAAGCATATTACTCACTATACAATGAACGCCGTTTTTGGGCCTACAGGTGAATAAAGCTGGTTTGCCGTAGGTGCAGTTGTGATGGTAATCACACTGAATGCAGTCTGCTGGCAGCCGGTGACACAAACCCCGACTCGGACACTTGGCTATATCTTCATCTGCAGGAAACACTGCAAAAGGCCCAACACAGAGTTACAGGATCTATAAGACATTTTTAAGCAAGAATAATAAGCATTTTATGCAAGGTAAGTCTAGAAATTTAAGCCAGCGTTCATTAATAGTTGTGGCAGCAAGCTGTGACTTGTGATaacagactgtgggaggaaaatgacaaatacTCAGCTCTCAAAGAGGGCAGGCCATTAAAGAGCCCTTGAGCAAAGCCATTTAGTCCTGATTGCTACATTAGAGTTGCTTGCTGGCCAGTAAAAGAaaactgttgctgctgttgttgaaaaGCAGTTAACTCAACAAATCCTGGACGAGATCTTACTTAATGACATACAggttaatgaagaaaaaaaaaaaaaaacacaatacatGGAGAATGGAAGTTGGTTAATTATCCCTGAAATAGGCTGATTTTGCTTGTGAGGTTAAGAGAAAtatgtactgtattttatttcctGGATAACATACGCAGTCCCCATACATACACAACCCAATTAGGGGACAGATAAATAATCTGACCTATGAGCGAAATCAATAATGTCACAGCTATCAATAAAATCTTATCAATATCCTTAGAAAAATGCTGTGAGGgtcacatatttttaaaaaattcaggcTGTGAAAAATCCAGCATAGCCCACATTGCACATTCCAGATGGACTGGCAACCTATCCAATGTGCTCTGTGCTTTTCACCCTATGACAACTATGATGGACTCCAGTCCCCCCAAGACCTCAACTGGATaaacagttaagaaaatggataatTGAACAGATAGACAATTCAGAAACCAAGACTGCAAACTGTGCTACAAATATCTGCTATGTCGTACCGCTGTTCCATTTTCTCTTACATGGAGCCTGGTTAATGTCTAGTTAAAGCACGATAGTGAAAGCTGTAATGCTaaagttcttttcttttttttattcatcatcCAATAACAGACATACGACATGGACCCAAACCCCTGTTCAATATGTCAGGAGACTGAGGTTACATACTACATACTTAATAGAGCTGCATTTCTTTGTTAAGTGTTATAAAAATTATTGAACAGAACATCCTCTTGATGTATCATTCTTTGTGATAACTATAAATCTTGATATTTTACAATTACAGCTTCAACCAAGGGAGGAGTCTTGTTTTTCTAACTTCATTTTGGATTGTGATTCAAAGAAGCAACTCTGGCGTTTAGGAGACTGTAACTGCCAACAGTTGTGAAGCTGCCTTTATATAAACCAAACTTttaacttacaaaaaaaaaaaaagctaattcaaTTGACAATGAAATAAACGTCACAGTAAAATAAGTAAGATTACAGTCAACACGTTTAATGTTGATTACTGACTGCAGTGGTTACCTGAGGCTGCAGCAGGTACCACCGGGCTGGTGATGATGGGTCCATCTCTTGGGTAGTGGGTCTCAACATTAGTAGTGCTCAGGGAGCCTGACAAGAAAGCGAAATTACTACTATAAAGGATATCCACTCTAAAGCAGCCATTTATTATGACCATATACAGAAATCTAGGTcaacactgctttttttttaaacgtgctGTACATCTTTAAAAGTGACTTGATCATATTTGTGATACTATTAACGTTATAATTGATAAGTCATATATGAAAAAGCATAAATTAGAAGTCTAAACACACGTAATTAAAAATACAGGGCTTCCTTTTAATAAAACACACTAATTATTGCTTTTCAGTAACTTTAGTTAGCTACTACACCGAAGCTAGCCACTGACATTTGTTGTCAATGCTCCAAATTAGCATGAACAGTTAACTGTAAATTGCCATATCGTTTCACTTAAATGCGACACAATTAGCAAACGATGATTTTAGGCATTCTGGAAATAACTGATGAATCCGTGCTGCTACACTACAGCCAGTGTTTTCATTGCTGCCTGGCTAAACATACCAGCGTTAGGCTAGTTTGCTAGCTAACCATTTCATGCTAATGCAGTTGGGGAAAGGTAACGTTAACAACCAAAGCGAGACCTACATACGAGCTAATCTGTGAGTTTATCATTGTAAGCATACCGTTAACACATTGTAAGATCAGGTCCATAAACAATACGACAATAATTCCGTAGCTTTTAAGGCACCGTCCTCGGTCAGGTCTCCAGATCTGATAGACAGGAGCCATCGTTACCGCAGAGCTGCATTCAGGTCATGTAGGAAACGGGAGTGCTAATAGTCCTCTGGTCGTTTGAAGCGCAccaatacagtaatccctcacttatcgtgggtgttacgttccag is a genomic window containing:
- the tm2d3 gene encoding TM2 domain-containing protein 3: MAPVYQIWRPDRGRCLKSYGIIVVLFMDLILQCVNGSLSTTNVETHYPRDGPIITSPVVPAAASVFPADEDIAKCPSRGLCHRLPADCIQCDYHHNCTYGKPALFTCRPKNGVHCIGESGQQQTNFSLNITCQFCWQLDPSQYRCTNSTNCMTVSCPRKRYNATCDVLDHVHCLGKRRFPKRLFCNWTGGYKWSTALALSITLGGFGADRFYLGQWREGLGKLFSFGGLGIWTLIDVLLIGVGYVGPADGSLYI